From the genome of Hyperolius riggenbachi isolate aHypRig1 chromosome 9, aHypRig1.pri, whole genome shotgun sequence, one region includes:
- the LOC137533613 gene encoding gastrula zinc finger protein XlCGF8.2DB-like: MPYSCSEGGKCFTQNVNLNRHMRIHTGERHFSCSECGKYFYDRGNFHKHQETHTADSLRLYSCSNFCKAHYKTHRKSLQRYLKTHTGEKPYSCSECGNLFTQKGNLHGHTLVDHMIRHMGKRPLSCSECGKTFHDRKSLQRHQKTRKSEKLYSCSE, translated from the exons atgccttattcatgttcagagggtgggaaatgttttactcaaaATGTAAACCTTAATagacacatgagaatacacactggggagcggcatttttcttgttcagagtgcgggaaatatttttatgacagaggaaactttcataAACACCAAGAGACTCACACAGCTGACAGTCTCAGATTGTATTcatgttcaaacttttgtaaagcacattataagacacacag aaagagccttcagagataCCTAAAAacgcacactggtgagaagccttattcatgttcagagtgtgggaatttatttACCCAGAAAGGAAACCTTCATGGACAt ACTCTTGTAGATCACATGATAAGACACAtgggtaagaggcctctgtcatgttcagaatgtgggaaaacattTCATGacagaaagagccttcagagacaccaAAAAACTCGAAAAAGTGAGAAgctgtattcatgttcagagtga